ggagagctgttgatggcataaaacattgtgggaaacgacttcctctgaagtaacttagtttttgagaaagaggtaaattctcactaaaataataaaaatatttctagctagaagtcttttattcctatctgaaagcacacaaattcgtcaaacaagggtgttttttctttcataattttctcgcaacttcgatgaccaattgagcccaaatgttcacaggcttgttattgtatgcttatgatgggatacaccaagtaaaaaacactggtctttgacgattaccaaacatgtaccttccctttaatggagctttcccgTAATACGGGTGCATGAATCAAAATGACTGCACATTGTGTCCACCAATAGTACTGAGCTACATCACGTCCAGTGAATATCTGTTTATAGTACAATCATAAATTCTGAACAACCTCAAAACAGCAGGTTTTCCCACCTGCATTATACCCAAGCAGCTATAAAATGCGAATCCCCCTATGAAATGTGAATCACACACATGCATATAAAATTTAGTTATAATAGAGAAATATAAATTACATTAATAATTTCCAACAGAAAACTGACAACCAAACGTTGCCATTCAATGCATTCAGTGAAACTTTAGATGGGTACTTTTGTTCTGCATAGTTTGTGGAACCGGACACAATACAAGAACATGACATACAAAGAAGCTAAGCAAaccagaaacaggttaccagccaaaacaccattccacatgtacaatttgtgaatggTTTCCCGCTTAATAGTGCTAAGTAAAAATGTGTTAGCATTCTACATAAATTAAATTGGCCCAAAATTATGATTTTTAAAAGATTGATAAACCATCCTGACCCATCCCTAACTGATAAATAATCATCAAAATAGAAGATCCTTTCACAAAAAGACTTAAATATTATCTTAATTTTGATACACAGAAAGTAGTGGCACCTACATATTTACACAATTCAGCTAACTTTTATGCTACTGGCAATgactaaataaacaaaataataaaatgatgttttttaaattagtattttttaaatttacaataaatttaTCAGAATAATAGATACATTTCATACCGTTAAATATAGTGTTATTTGTATGAGTCTAACACTCGATAAAATTCTCTGCTTCTGGTTTGTGCTGTGTAACCAAACCATTGCTAAAATAATCCAATTACATTGCCGATACCATTGAGACGCTTAAACATGTCTTGCTAAGCAACACTTTTTTCTGCTTATCAAAGTCATGGATTCAAACAGCATTTTGAAGAAGAGCTCTtggtcaatttcataaagctgctaagcagaaataagcagggcaacagtcacaaatggtacaagTGACTTGGTTGAGTGTCTATTAACTTaaatttggtaagcataattgtctttgtgctaagcaacttttGTGCAtaacagctcaatgaaattgggaaCTAATTAGGGAAAAAAACCTTAATTAGGGCATCAAAATAGTAGTCTAACGTATTTCAGTTTTTGTAATCAGACTAAAATCATAACAAACCACTtgttataggatttgaggcattgcatggtgaggtatcaatgtatatttggtttgcggtaacaccatgtgtgtatctacttgccaggtagagttgttcttagggaactgtcttgctttacaaCTTCTCCAGGCTACAGAAATGGTATTTGTTTTCTATATTTAACTAGTTTAAATTTCATGCCACACCTGTGAGGTACCCAAAACCTGGTGCATCAGAATACGTGTACAATGGTACACATGTAGTTTGCAACCAGATTGTGCAGGCGGAATACCATTTGGTAAAACTTAAAAGGAGTCGTAACTTCAGCGATGCAACGTCCACTCTTTACTTTGTCTTCGCGGTCTCTTTCCCATTATCTCTGCAAGTCAAAGATAATTTAATATTTAACTTGAAATGAAACGATCTCAcacctttaatagatgttaaattttgcatcgAGATAAGAATATAAGTTGGGTTTCGCCTTTTCAATCCTAGCTAAGTGATATGCCTGTAGATATTTTCCACAGAGCTTGGAAAAGTACTGCGTATACAGCGCTTCtagtacacatcggtgtaaaggcAAGCCCAAATAATGATTTAACACCTGTCTGAACCTTTACATTTAGAGGATATCACCCCCCCAATGTCCCTTACTTAAATACATGTGATTTTCCTTATGCAAAAGAGTACCCCCACCGAAATCTCAGATTCCATCAAACAACGGAGAcacaatttgggggggggggggggttgttacACCATGTCACAATGAAAAGAATAAGTACTGTTGTCCATTTACTAAATCAAAATTTATTGATTCGTGCAAATCATAATCATATTTATAggcgttaaaccaatgtttgtatgagagagatttgcTGTTACAAGCTTgctgtttatatccccttgtgagaGTTTTGCttagttcccttgatgggaagttCATTAAGACAGGCAGACGGACATATGTGAACCAAATGTCCGGAATTAGAGAAAACTGTGTGATCTCTGTTTCCTTTGATAATCAACTTTTGTGAGTCGTACAAGACTTGTTATACTTACTTGGGTGACTCCGTCTGGGgcttgtagatttttttgagttGAGGTAGAATAACCATCGAGTAGAGGAGAGGGAAGGTTATGTAGAAAATAACTGGCATGTAGTACATTGCACTGTACACCTAAACACAGGTACAAACAGAAAATGTTGTTAAAGACATTGTACActtccggtaaacagtattgtccaaggcccacacttcgtgtatcacaacttacatataaaataacaaacctgtggaaatttaggctcaattggtcatcgaagtcgggagaaaaaaaaaggaaaacccacccttgtttccgcacgtttcgccgtgtcatgacatgtgtctaaattaaatccgtaattctcgatatcgagaattgatattgttttaatgttttctcaaaaagtaaagcaattcatggaataatatatcaagagaagtctttcaccattaccttctgtaaatactgtaagttgtttgtaaatctgtaaacatttaattgtttttcttttccgaaagtgtccaatggctttaaatagtgAACAATGcgtaaaacacaaacaaactcaaacaaATGTTGATAGAGCCCACTCTTGCCACCCCCCcccattaattttattttttttttacaaaaaaattctaAGCGTGTGTGATTTTTAAGCGTTATAGTGCAATCccctttttatattatataattcTATtgttatcgttggcaggggtctggttttacgcATCtcaagatgacagtttttatacttttgttttaaccttgacagcccctgtccaaCTTGTACTCATTGTGTATGCCTAAAGATTATGCCTACCACATGTATTCTGCTCCAGCGCAGTAAAACCAGGGCGGCCAGGGCGTGTCCACACACAAATTTATTCCAGATGAGTTTGATGGCAAACAATGGGAAATCAAAGGCAGGAGTGCTGACGATCTTGCTCAGGGCAGGAATCCTTTTAGTTGCATCTGTAATCtattcaatttaaacaaaatattattgaaTAGAATAGGTGTTTTTGTACGTAGAATTTCAATACAGAGTTCTTTCTTCAACCGTAGAGTTCTTTGTTTTAAACACTGTACACAAATACTGGAAGTCTCCACTCTAAAAGCTTTGCTTTTAGGAGAGACCTCCACTGTTTTTTACATGGCCACCAGCCCAATGTCTTGGCCTTGCTGCCCCTTCAAAAAATTCCCATAGACTTAaagactttccaatggaagtacccattgaaaaatgaaaattgccttgccctcgaaaggatgaaattccaggcctacaCACCCCTCCAAAGAACACAATTTTGAAACAAACCGtctttattaaaatttaaacaaaacttaccTGAGACTCAATAAACGTTACGAAAAACTCCTGGACGAAGCAAATGAAATAACCAATGAAGAAGCCATGCCAGATGGCCAGGAAGAAAAGTGCGGAAGCCTGGGAGATGTATTTATTATTCAGGAATTTCAACCTCTTGAACACATACCTTGGGATGGTGAAAAAATAGTATCAGATTAGTAATTCAGATATTGTGTAAAAGGCACATTCATCCATGGTGGACCCAATACTAACgaagcaattgcctccatgccccttggtcattgctttggtgccccttaagATGATCCAGTCTAAATTAAAGTTACCCTCGTAGCAAGTGCTCCCTCACAGTTACCCTCGTAGtgtcgttgccttggtgccccttgaaaggTTCCAGAAGACATTTACATTTCCCTCAGAGGTGACTTTTACTAAGGGAAAAAATGCCAAGCCTAGCCTACAACCCGTTCCCATGTCAAAGCACCCATTCAACTCACCGGGTACCCATAAGTTTGTAATCTGATAAATTCACAGAATCCTCCAAGTTAAAGCCTGGCCTACAAGCCGTTCCCATGTCAAAGTACCCATTCAACTCACCGGGAAGCCCATAGGTTTGTTGAGATATTGAATGAAATGACGCAGTGCTTTGAGATAGTTGCTATCTCAAAAATCTTTGGCCTTAGACCAACGCAGGCATCCCATAAGGCATTGCCTTCCTCATCTATTCCGTTGTATGTTAGCCCGGCCATAGTGCAGACACCCTCCTGGAAAACAATTGTAATATTATGATGACTCACTTTTAGAACAAATTCTGTACGGTCCATTTACTGTTTATCTGAGGTGTCCATAACAACATCCATATTCCAATACACATTAATAAACTAACATGTGAGTAAAACTTAAGTTTCCAAAAAGCATTTCCTAACACTTACGATTTTGTTATGCTTTGTTTACAAAACTATGCTACTTATCGATATTCCAGTTGAGAATAGTTGTAGTTGTCTTACCGTAAACATGAAGACTGAACTGTACTTGAAGAAAAGGGATTTACTCCAAAAGACCAGCACAAACACTTGATAAGGAAAAGAGGAATTCTGAAACAATAATGGTAGAAGAGCAGGTAGTTAGGTAGTTAGAGCAGGTGTAGTCAGATTGGCCAAGTGGTTTCTCTCCATGCCTTTCACCTCATCAGTGGACCCCAGACTAGACCAAAGTCTTGCATACGTGGGTTGAGTCTTGGAGCAATGTGCTCCCTCTTGCTTGGAGGTAAAATGGAAAAGAGAGCGAGTCAAAAGGCTGCAATCCcaaactttttattgttaattatGCTAGTCACTTGGATTAGACAGTtgaacactgagggcgcacCTGGGTTCCCTATTATTAATACTCACCGCAAACTGAGCAGACAAGAGGTATTCATTAGGGAAGAATGGTGAAAGAGCACAATGGAGGACGACATAGAAGCACCCAACGTAGAATCGATTCATTGCCGGCTCCACACAACTAGGCAGTTCACCCTTGTCGTTACCCAAGAGTTTCTCTTTGGTGAAGTCAAGGTACCGACGGAGGGAGAACTGGGGGCTTGCAAAGAATCCTCCGAAGAAGTAAGTGTAGCCCGCAAGTTCTAAGAGCGAGGGCGCCGTCTTGATGTTGAATAACTTTTGCTCTGCACTCAGCTGCTCCTACAAGTAGTAAAAGGGGGAATAGATGGAAGATTGGTATTACAATTAACTTCCTTGTGACACTTTTCTACCACTTTTTGCGCTGGAAATGATAAAAACCATCATGTCCATTTAATTTTTCTAAAAgtcttagaattttttttcagcaGCTTCTTTAAGCCAGATTGACCATTTGCATGGCTGTATCCGACATATCGAGTTACAAAtgccctctttctcaaaacaaatGCAGGCCTCTGATATGGGTTGCCCCatgtcttagccttggtgccccttaaaaaaaacgttccatagactttaagattttccaagatgaaattccaagcctgcAGTGGTCTGCTATTCAACCAGTTGCTTTGCTTTAGAAAAGGGAACAATGAAAGTTTTCTTGTCCCATACCTTATTGTCTGGTACCTGTGGTGTTTAGGCTTTAACCACTGAGACACTTAGACATGTTTGATTGGACTGGTTCATGATGATACGTTTATTATTGGTCAGACATCTTGGATTGCAACTTATAGACTTAACAACTacagtcaatagagggcggtataaaAATTCTACAGTACCTTACCTCTTTTTTCTGACCATCATAAAGGTCCCAGGCAGTTCCGATGAGTCTCAGAGTGAGGATACAGTGGGGTGTAGTCCATATCAGATCATAGCCATCGGTTGCTAGGTATATGTAGGCAGTCAGCAAGTATGactgaacagtttaaaaaaaaaaaaaaaaaaaaacgcagagTGAAAATTAGTAAACGAGGTCAACTGTGGCAAGGCTGCATGGCCATCCCCATAGTTGCCCTGGTcctggcctttgtgccccttcaaaagttttccataGACTTTAAGTATGAAAGGGCTGGTTTGATATGCctcacccacagcaattgccaggGTGCCCTGTGCTGTTGCTGATGCgccctctgcaaagttccaACACAAACTTACGTTCTCCCCCATAGGAAAAGTGCCCTTTATcagtaaaaaaattgttgtgccCCTACAAAGGTCAAAGAGCCTGACCTTTGCAAATagaaatgaccttgccctctcaacgTTGACTTTCTAGGCTTGTTGATTTACTCACCATATTAAATGTAAATGAAATTGCTACAGAAAGCGGAGTCCCTCCGATGGTCACAAGCAATGCATAGTTGATTAAGACAGAGATGGCTGAATGGATGATGTCATACCCTGCatatgaataaatgaataaatgcataaattattcaaaataactaGCTCCGCatattttcattgaaaaaatacTAAGCCCCACCGCCTGAATGCATGATGTTATAGATGTATTTATATTCATCAAATTCATCAGTCTAAATGCATGAACAGGCCTGGTACTCCACAAAGGCAACAGAGGTTATTGcaactggtcattgccttggtgccccatgaaAGTTCCAAGAGAAATTCTCAATTTCccataaatttacaatttccaatTTCCCCATAAATCTACAATTTCctataccaaggagaaaatgccttgatgcctcTTCCCTTTCAACAATGGCGCATCAGCCCCGAATCAATTTTGGTTTCACAAATTGGGCTTGGTTGGGTTCGATTCCCTACCATGttgctttttcttttcagaGATCTTACTTACAAAGCAATTTGAGCGTTAGAAGCCTAGTGCTCCTTTGCATTTGTGTAGTGTAACGGAGAGTGTACACTGCTTATCTGATCAAGTTTATACACACCCCTTACCAAAATTTAAATAGGCGAGAACTAGGCAACATACGGTGAAGTAGATGTGCTTGATTGTTGGTGACTGACCATGCAAGTAGGTCCTGGAAATGTATGCCAGTGGAAAACCTGAAAAGGAAACCATTTGAGAAGTAAGTGACAAATCATTACAGGGAACAAGTGCACACTTAAAATGAATGTCAAGTAACTTATTTAGTGTTGCAAAgcaggataaaaacaaaatgtaacaaagTAAGTTTCCAAACTAATGGCACAGTGAAAACTCTCACTCTCATGGCATTATCAAACTTTAATGTATTATTGATATTGAAGCACTTCATAATATTATAAACACTGAACAATGTTTTTACAGGACTTCTATTTTTTCCATGAAGACTTTTTGATGTTGTAAAATTGTCTAGGGCAAATCATGTCATTACTTATTATTTTATTCTctttagaaaaaaatgcttttaaatCATGTTGAAATCATTGTGATTAGTGGAACTTTCCTGAGTGATATACAAGTACAACttacaagtaaacaaaataataaaatacataaatatgACATAAAACACAGCGACAACATTGAATATAAATACATTTgcctttcataaaaaaaagtgccgattaaataaattaacaaactaaAAAGTTTGTGAATAATTCAGTCAAACTTTTACATTGAATTAAATCGAATCAAGTGCAACACTGAATACACATCCATTATGGACTTTACCTCCATGGATACACCAATAAAGTACACCACATAAAACAGCCACAAAAGGCAATCATTATTAtgaaaaataacataaacaacATACCCGCAAGAAATGTAAACAAGTACAATAAAGCCGGTACATCGAGACCAAGACGACCGGCTAGATCTCCCAACAAACTCGGCGATGCTTCGGTACTTTCCTGCTCCATTTTTAACTCCGTTGTGAAGTCCA
The DNA window shown above is from Asterias amurensis chromosome 18, ASM3211899v1 and carries:
- the LOC139950381 gene encoding lysophospholipid acyltransferase 5-like, translated to MEQESTEASPSLLGDLAGRLGLDVPALLYLFTFLAGFPLAYISRTYLHGQSPTIKHIYFTVCCLVLAYLNFGYDIIHSAISVLINYALLVTIGGTPLSVAISFTFNMSYLLTAYIYLATDGYDLIWTTPHCILTLRLIGTAWDLYDGQKKEEQLSAEQKLFNIKTAPSLLELAGYTYFFGGFFASPQFSLRRYLDFTKEKLLGNDKGELPSCVEPAMNRFYVGCFYVVLHCALSPFFPNEYLLSAQFANSSFPYQVFVLVFWSKSLFFKYSSVFMFTEGVCTMAGLTYNGIDEEGNALWDACVGLRPKIFEIATISKHCVISFNISTNLWASRYVFKRLKFLNNKYISQASALFFLAIWHGFFIGYFICFVQEFFVTFIESQITDATKRIPALSKIVSTPAFDFPLFAIKLIWNKFVCGHALAALVLLRWSRIHVVYSAMYYMPVIFYITFPLLYSMVILPQLKKIYKPQTESPKDNGKETAKTK